In one Capricornis sumatraensis isolate serow.1 chromosome 1, serow.2, whole genome shotgun sequence genomic region, the following are encoded:
- the KRCC1 gene encoding lysine-rich coiled-coil protein 1: MKHSKTYDSFQDELEDYIKVQKARGLEPKTCFRKMREDYLETYGYKEVDSRPRCRMFEQRLPYGTVQTYPRSCSISQRVEKQLPQWLPAHDSRLGLDSLSYSQFTRDCFSGKPVPPNLSQHESNCSSYSVESRVYRHLSSENSTSAHQASYKHIHLKRKRHTEEGREKPEEERPKHKREKACEEIDLDKYKSIQTSKTEAETVRVSTERLKNRKEKKSRDIASKKEERKRRKEKKEQGQERTEEEMLWDQSILGF, encoded by the coding sequence ATGAAGCATTCAAAGACGTACGACTCTTTTCAAGATGAACTTGAAGATTATATCAAAGTGCAGAAAGCCAGAGGCTTAGAGCCGAAGACTTGTTTCAGGAAGATGAGAGAGGATTATTTGGAAACCTATGGGTACAAAGAGGTCGACTCTAGACCCAGGTGTAGAATGTTTGAGCAAAGACTCCCATATGGAACTGTCCAAACCTACCCAAGATCATGCAGTATTTCacaaagagtggaaaagcagtTACCTCAGTGGCTACCAGCTCATGACAGCAGGCTGGGACTAGACTCCCTGAGCTACTCTCAGTTCACCAGGGACTGTTTCTCAGGAAAACCTGTACCCCCGAACCTTAGTCAGCATGAGTCTAACTGTAGCTCATACAGTGTAGAATCTAGAGTTTACAGGCACCTCTCCTCAGAAAATAGTACCAGTGCCCACCAGGCTAGTTATAAACACATACATCTGAAGAGGAAAAGGCACacagaggaaggcagagaaaagCCAGAGGAGGAGCGGCCCAAGCATAAGAGGGAAAAAGCTTGTGAGGAAATAGATTTAGACAAATACAAGAGCATCCAAACAAGCAAAACGGAGGCAGAAACAGTCAGAGTCAGTACAGAAAGGCTTAAGAACcggaaggagaaaaaaagccGAGATATAGCCTCTAAGAAAGAAGAACGTAAgcgcagaaaagagaaaaaggaacaaggccaagaaaggacagaggaggaaatgCTTTGGGACCAGTCTATCCTTGGATTTTGA